The Virgibacillus dokdonensis genome includes a window with the following:
- a CDS encoding nucleoside recognition domain-containing protein, producing MVNIIWVSMAAIGIIYAMLNGTMDQVNEAIFSSASEAVTLSIGLISVLVFWLGIMKVAEKAGILSVLAKLFRPLIVRLFPDIPKDHPAIGYILSNVTANIFGLGNAATPMGIKAMEQMKQLSGNDAASRSMITFLALNTSSLTVIPTTVIAIRMQYNSASPTEIVGATILATFISSLGAIIIDRIFYHKSKWEAAS from the coding sequence ATGGTAAACATAATTTGGGTATCTATGGCAGCCATTGGCATTATTTATGCTATGTTAAACGGTACAATGGATCAGGTTAATGAAGCTATTTTCTCTAGCGCAAGTGAAGCTGTTACTTTATCTATTGGACTAATTAGTGTGCTCGTATTTTGGCTCGGAATTATGAAGGTTGCTGAAAAAGCTGGGATTCTATCTGTTTTGGCGAAACTCTTTCGACCGCTTATTGTTAGATTATTTCCAGATATTCCAAAAGATCATCCAGCTATTGGTTACATCCTGTCCAATGTCACTGCAAATATTTTTGGACTAGGTAATGCAGCAACACCTATGGGGATTAAAGCTATGGAGCAAATGAAGCAGTTAAGTGGAAATGACGCTGCTTCTAGATCTATGATTACTTTCTTAGCTTTAAATACATCAAGTCTAACGGTTATCCCAACAACGGTTATTGCTATACGCATGCAATATAACTCTGCATCTCCAACTGAAATTGTTGGGGCAACTATTTTAGCGACGTTCATATCATCATTGGGCGCCATAATAATTGATCGGATTTTTTATCACAAAAGTAAATGGGAGGCAGCATCTTAA
- a CDS encoding spore maturation protein: MELVTIVSAWLVPCFILIVLATATIKKVPAYEVFVEGGKEGVKMAFSLLPFLVGMIVAIAILRSSGALEAFIDLLAPILTAIGVPPDIIPLALVRPISGTAALGMTTELIHTHGPDSFIGRLASVMQGSTDTTLYILTIYFGAIGIKKMRYALKVGLLADLIGIIASIIIVSILFG; the protein is encoded by the coding sequence ATGGAACTGGTAACAATAGTGAGCGCATGGCTAGTTCCTTGCTTCATTTTAATTGTTTTAGCTACTGCAACAATTAAAAAAGTGCCAGCTTATGAAGTATTTGTGGAAGGCGGGAAGGAAGGAGTAAAAATGGCTTTTTCCTTGCTTCCTTTTTTAGTCGGTATGATTGTAGCAATAGCTATATTGCGAAGTTCTGGAGCATTAGAGGCGTTTATTGATTTATTGGCGCCAATTTTAACAGCGATCGGAGTGCCGCCAGATATAATTCCACTAGCATTGGTTAGACCGATATCAGGTACAGCAGCACTCGGGATGACAACCGAGTTAATACACACGCATGGTCCAGATTCATTTATAGGTAGGCTAGCATCTGTCATGCAAGGTAGTACAGATACGACACTCTATATTTTAACAATATATTTTGGGGCCATTGGCATTAAGAAGATGAGATATGCTTTAAAAGTTGGTTTATTGGCCGATTTAATCGGAATTATTGCTTCCATTATCATTGTATCCATTCTGTTCGGGTAA
- a CDS encoding pseudouridine synthase gives MTNTQERLQKVIAQSGVTSRRKAEQLILGGKVKVNQQVVTTLGTKVKHDDFIEVDGVPLEKEAPVYYLLYKPRGVISSLKDDKGRKVITDLLGEVDERVFPVGRLDYDTSGILIVTNDGAFANLLMHPRYQIDKEYVTKIKGIPEKADLARLRKGVRSEQDILKAVQYRILETDKKKNHTILQLTLREGKNRHVRRMMEALGYPVLKLKREKYGFLTLDGLKPGEYRPLTPKEVKQMRHLAEQNC, from the coding sequence ATGACAAACACGCAAGAGAGACTGCAAAAAGTGATTGCCCAAAGTGGTGTAACATCAAGAAGAAAAGCAGAACAATTAATTTTAGGTGGAAAGGTAAAGGTAAACCAACAAGTAGTTACAACACTTGGTACGAAAGTAAAACATGATGATTTTATTGAAGTAGACGGTGTTCCTTTGGAAAAAGAGGCTCCTGTTTACTATTTGTTGTACAAACCTCGTGGTGTAATATCCAGTTTAAAAGACGATAAAGGTAGAAAAGTAATTACCGATCTACTAGGTGAAGTAGACGAACGTGTTTTCCCTGTCGGTCGATTAGACTATGATACATCTGGTATATTGATTGTAACAAATGATGGCGCATTTGCTAATTTGCTCATGCATCCCCGATACCAAATAGATAAAGAGTATGTTACAAAAATAAAAGGAATTCCAGAAAAAGCTGACTTGGCAAGGTTGAGAAAAGGAGTTCGATCGGAGCAGGATATATTAAAAGCAGTACAATATCGTATTCTTGAAACGGACAAAAAGAAAAATCATACTATTTTACAACTAACTTTAAGAGAAGGAAAGAATAGACACGTGCGTCGAATGATGGAAGCATTAGGTTATCCAGTTTTAAAGTTAAAGCGTGAAAAATATGGTTTTTTAACTCTTGATGGTCTAAAACCAGGAGAATATCGACCATTAACCCCGAAAGAAGTAAAGCAAATGCGACATTTGGCAGAACAAAATTGTTGA
- the resA gene encoding thiol-disulfide oxidoreductase ResA gives MSLDEIKQKKKNKKRNRFIFRSVILLILVGAVVFAVVQNLQDDKIIYNVGDNAPDFQLEQINKYNERETVRLSDLEGKGVMLNFWGTWCKPCEEEMPYMQKLYPQYKEKGVEIVAVSLDSTELVVHRFVDEYDLTFPIPHDKDSQVRDLYKVGPIPSTVFIDPQGKIVEVVNGALSLERLDGYLQEITPK, from the coding sequence ATGAGTTTAGATGAAATAAAACAGAAGAAAAAGAATAAAAAAAGAAATCGCTTTATATTTCGATCTGTTATTTTACTTATACTAGTTGGGGCAGTTGTATTTGCAGTCGTCCAAAATCTGCAAGATGATAAGATTATTTACAATGTTGGCGACAATGCCCCTGATTTTCAACTGGAGCAAATAAACAAATACAACGAACGAGAAACAGTTCGACTTAGCGATTTAGAAGGAAAAGGGGTAATGCTTAATTTTTGGGGAACTTGGTGTAAGCCTTGTGAAGAAGAAATGCCTTACATGCAAAAATTGTACCCACAATATAAAGAAAAAGGGGTCGAAATAGTTGCAGTTAGTCTTGATTCTACAGAACTCGTTGTTCATCGTTTCGTCGATGAATATGACTTAACTTTTCCTATTCCTCACGACAAAGATAGTCAAGTGAGAGACTTATATAAAGTGGGCCCTATTCCAAGCACTGTATTTATTGACCCACAAGGTAAAATTGTAGAGGTAGTAAATGGAGCATTAAGCTTAGAAAGATTAGATGGTTATCTACAAGAAATAACGCCTAAGTAA